The proteins below are encoded in one region of candidate division Zixibacteria bacterium HGW-Zixibacteria-1:
- the lptC gene encoding LPS export ABC transporter periplasmic protein LptC, which translates to MIRLTAVIIVLFLAAGFGCSDKNEIKAPGAGDGSLADTSAIRPDQQIKGASIFLFKGSVRSTEIKADYIEKYNKQDSTLAWGLDVHFYNHKGIETSHLIADSGLVRESVQYMVANGHVVVVSKEDNSRLETEQLFWNGLEQKVTTDAYVTIYQDGDTLMGYGFEADQDLKGFKIKRQVKGAFKDTKDLTE; encoded by the coding sequence ATGATTAGATTAACCGCAGTGATCATAGTTTTATTTCTGGCGGCTGGTTTCGGATGCAGCGACAAGAACGAAATCAAGGCGCCGGGGGCGGGTGATGGTTCACTGGCCGATACCAGCGCCATCCGTCCCGATCAGCAGATCAAAGGAGCCTCGATATTTCTGTTCAAAGGCTCGGTCCGATCAACCGAAATCAAGGCGGATTATATCGAGAAGTATAATAAACAGGATTCCACCCTGGCCTGGGGGCTCGACGTTCATTTTTATAATCACAAGGGGATTGAAACCTCGCACCTGATCGCCGACAGCGGGCTGGTTCGCGAATCGGTGCAATACATGGTGGCGAATGGTCATGTCGTGGTCGTATCGAAAGAGGATAATTCGCGCCTTGAGACAGAACAGCTTTTCTGGAACGGTCTGGAGCAAAAAGTCACGACCGATGCTTATGTCACGATCTATCAGGACGGTGATACGCTGATGGGTTACGGCTTCGAAGCGGACCAGGATTTGAAGGGTTTCAAAATCAAACGGCAGGTTAAAGGCGCTTTCAAAGATACCAAAGATTTGACGGAGTAA
- a CDS encoding 3-deoxy-8-phosphooctulonate synthase, which produces MNIDRILDGKELFLIAGPCVVESEEICFTVAERLKSLSEKYHLNVIFKSSYAKANRLSGESFAGHGIDVGLGILRKVRDNFELPVLTDVHETTEVLMAANVVDILQIPAFLCRQTELVRQAAATGKWINIKKGQFLAPEDMDKIAAKAKSGKVLLTERGSSFGYHNLVVDFRSLLIMKRFGYPVVFDTTHSLQLPGGMGNFSSGQPEFIIPFAKAAVAIGINGLFLETHPEPAKALSDSATMLPLDKLETFIMEILKVREAVKN; this is translated from the coding sequence ATGAATATCGACCGGATTCTTGACGGTAAAGAACTATTCCTGATTGCCGGGCCGTGTGTTGTTGAATCGGAAGAAATCTGTTTTACGGTGGCCGAACGATTGAAAAGTCTGTCCGAGAAATATCATCTCAATGTCATTTTCAAATCTTCCTATGCCAAGGCCAATCGCCTTTCGGGCGAATCATTCGCCGGTCATGGAATCGATGTCGGGCTGGGTATCCTGCGCAAGGTTCGTGATAATTTCGAATTACCGGTTCTTACCGACGTCCATGAGACCACAGAAGTGCTGATGGCCGCGAATGTGGTCGATATTTTGCAGATCCCGGCTTTCCTCTGCCGCCAGACCGAACTGGTGCGCCAGGCGGCTGCGACCGGCAAATGGATTAATATTAAGAAGGGGCAGTTTTTGGCGCCGGAAGATATGGACAAAATTGCGGCCAAGGCCAAATCGGGGAAAGTGCTTCTCACCGAAAGAGGTTCATCATTTGGCTATCACAATTTGGTGGTCGATTTCCGTTCCCTGCTGATAATGAAGCGGTTCGGTTATCCGGTCGTTTTCGACACCACTCATTCGCTTCAATTACCGGGCGGAATGGGCAATTTTTCATCGGGCCAGCCGGAGTTTATTATTCCATTCGCAAAGGCGGCGGTGGCAATCGGGATAAACGGTCTCTTTCTGGAAACACATCCCGAACCGGCCAAAGCTCTTTCAGATTCGGCGACCATGCTGCCGCTGGACAAACTGGAAACGTTCATCATGGAAATATTGAAAGTCAGAGAGGCTGTGAAGAATTAG
- a CDS encoding efflux RND transporter periplasmic adaptor subunit: MVKKILLICVIVAVIATVLFFALSGNASKTGDQKIIKVEKGTIIDKALAVGKIEPRQETSVKSKISGIVKRIFVEVGDYVKVGDPLIDVAPDPTPIEFATAKRNVEIYQVAFDNAKLEYDRFKTLLDRELISDQEYESKKATYEEARLRLQLAQEQFDLIQSGNTQIADLKVDNIIKSQVNGMVLQKLVEEGDPVVPLTSYQAGTDLMTLAYMEDLIFKGTVDEIDVGKLKLGLAAEIKVGALPKDTVMGEVLRISPKARLDQGSTVFEVEIKLTDMGTKLLRAGYSANADIIIKKKDSILVIPERLIEFVNDTAYVETHDSLGDTNRLVIEVGLSDGINIEVLSGLTEGDMLVERPPKEIE; the protein is encoded by the coding sequence ATGGTCAAAAAAATTCTCCTTATATGCGTGATCGTGGCAGTCATTGCTACTGTCCTTTTCTTTGCCCTCAGCGGCAATGCCAGCAAGACTGGTGACCAGAAAATAATCAAGGTGGAAAAAGGAACGATTATCGACAAAGCTCTGGCCGTGGGGAAAATTGAACCACGTCAGGAAACTTCGGTCAAGTCAAAAATTTCGGGAATCGTCAAAAGGATTTTTGTCGAGGTGGGCGATTATGTCAAAGTCGGCGATCCTCTTATCGATGTTGCTCCCGACCCGACCCCGATCGAATTTGCCACCGCCAAGCGCAATGTCGAGATTTATCAGGTGGCTTTCGACAACGCCAAGCTCGAATACGATCGCTTTAAAACCCTTCTGGACAGAGAACTTATCTCCGATCAGGAGTATGAAAGCAAGAAAGCAACCTACGAAGAAGCGCGCCTCAGGCTGCAACTGGCCCAGGAACAGTTTGATCTGATTCAATCCGGCAATACCCAAATCGCCGACCTGAAAGTTGATAATATAATTAAATCGCAGGTCAACGGCATGGTTCTGCAGAAACTGGTCGAGGAAGGTGACCCGGTCGTTCCGCTGACCTCATATCAGGCCGGCACCGATTTGATGACTTTGGCCTATATGGAGGACCTGATTTTCAAAGGAACGGTCGATGAAATCGACGTGGGCAAACTTAAATTGGGTTTGGCGGCCGAGATCAAGGTCGGCGCCCTGCCCAAGGACACGGTCATGGGTGAGGTCCTTAGGATATCGCCAAAGGCCCGGCTGGATCAGGGCTCAACCGTTTTTGAAGTCGAGATAAAACTGACCGACATGGGCACCAAACTGCTTCGCGCCGGATATTCGGCCAACGCCGATATTATCATTAAAAAGAAAGACAGTATTCTGGTCATTCCGGAAAGGCTGATCGAATTTGTCAATGATACCGCTTATGTCGAGACGCATGACAGCCTTGGTGATACCAACCGCCTGGTCATCGAAGTCGGGCTGTCCGACGGCATCAATATAGAAGTGCTGTCGGGACTTACCGAGGGCGATATGCTGGTCGAACGGCCGCCAAAGGAGATCGAATAG
- a CDS encoding ABC transporter permease: protein MLPLLSIKQFFRDMRNQKLRTFMTMFGILWGTAAVILLMGFGTGMYKAQMKRFKGLGENISIIWPGLTSKPWKGLPRGRRVMFTEDDVARIKAAVPSILRISPEYARGSIPMKTGKNNLVARVAGVWPEFCDMRSLIPQEGGRFINALDMVEKKRVVFLGNRLAERLFGQGDHVGKIFMINNVPFTVIGIMKEKDQNSSYSGRDYNHAWIPASTYRTMWSNRYPQNMIVQAPRPDMMGRVKQEIKNVLGSKYNFDPKDTEALMIWDTTEGFKFFATFFLAFRAFLVGIGCMTLVTGGIGVSNIMNVVLEERTKEIGIKMAMGAKKRVIMSQFMFETILLTAIGGTLGFLMAFGLMKALPPSLTEDIGEPTITFSGALMAVGIVGLIALVSGFFPARRAANLEPVKALKLF, encoded by the coding sequence ATGCTTCCGCTCCTGTCCATCAAGCAGTTTTTCCGGGATATGCGCAACCAAAAATTGCGCACCTTTATGACCATGTTCGGTATTCTCTGGGGAACGGCGGCGGTGATATTGCTTATGGGTTTCGGTACCGGGATGTATAAGGCCCAGATGAAAAGGTTTAAAGGATTGGGAGAGAATATAAGCATTATCTGGCCCGGCCTGACATCAAAACCATGGAAGGGCCTGCCCCGCGGACGTCGAGTGATGTTTACCGAAGATGATGTGGCCAGGATCAAGGCCGCGGTTCCCTCGATATTGAGAATTTCTCCCGAGTATGCCCGGGGCAGTATTCCCATGAAAACCGGCAAGAATAATCTGGTCGCCCGAGTGGCGGGCGTCTGGCCGGAATTCTGCGACATGCGAAGCCTGATACCGCAGGAGGGCGGGCGGTTCATCAATGCCCTCGATATGGTTGAAAAGAAACGGGTCGTCTTTCTCGGCAACCGCCTGGCCGAAAGATTGTTCGGTCAGGGGGACCATGTCGGCAAAATTTTTATGATTAATAATGTTCCCTTCACGGTCATCGGGATCATGAAAGAGAAAGACCAGAACTCCTCATATTCGGGGCGTGATTACAATCATGCCTGGATACCGGCCTCAACCTACAGGACCATGTGGTCGAATCGCTATCCCCAGAATATGATTGTCCAGGCCCCCCGGCCGGATATGATGGGCAGGGTCAAACAGGAAATCAAAAATGTCCTGGGTTCGAAATACAATTTTGATCCGAAGGACACCGAAGCGCTCATGATTTGGGACACGACCGAGGGTTTCAAATTCTTTGCCACCTTCTTTCTTGCCTTCCGGGCCTTTCTGGTCGGCATCGGCTGTATGACCCTGGTCACCGGTGGAATCGGCGTCAGTAACATTATGAATGTGGTGCTGGAAGAGCGGACGAAGGAAATCGGCATAAAAATGGCCATGGGCGCCAAGAAAAGAGTCATCATGAGCCAGTTCATGTTCGAAACCATCCTGCTCACCGCCATCGGTGGGACACTTGGATTCCTGATGGCTTTCGGTCTCATGAAGGCGCTGCCGCCGAGCCTTACCGAAGATATCGGCGAGCCGACCATTACTTTTTCCGGCGCCTTGATGGCTGTCGGGATCGTCGGCCTGATTGCCCTGGTTTCCGGTTTTTTCCCGGCCCGGAGAGCCGCTAACCTGGAACCGGTAAAAGCATTGAAATTATTTTAG
- a CDS encoding ABC transporter permease — protein MSPSILYNIFVRDFRKQRKRMILTLVAILWGTMSIMMLLGFGEGLKVQFMKGTTGLGEGIVIMWGGQTSIAHEGFGKGRRIPLYESDIKFLKKNMPELKEVAGEYIRWSVEIDYNDKILNERINGVFPVYRDLRNMIPETGGRFMNKLDMDMKRRVAFLGDGVKTRLFGDEDAVGKTIYIQKIPFKVVGVMKHKVQMNSYQGQDEDVIIIPATTFVSIFGDPYLDNIIYQPVDMNNTKAVEKRVFEVMGARYKFDPKDDRALSFWDVVETNRMTHAILFGIEVFLGIIGALTLLIASVGVANIMYVSIKERTREIGVKMAVGGKRIYIIGQFLLEALGITFLGGFLGIAITYVITEIFKKVPIDNEAFELLGRPTISLEIGLVVVLILGIMGLLSGLFPAMKAASINPVEALRYE, from the coding sequence ATGAGCCCATCGATTCTTTACAATATATTTGTCAGGGACTTTCGCAAGCAGCGGAAACGGATGATCCTTACTTTGGTGGCCATTCTCTGGGGCACCATGTCGATTATGATGCTGCTCGGTTTCGGCGAAGGCTTGAAGGTCCAGTTCATGAAGGGGACGACCGGTCTCGGTGAGGGGATCGTCATCATGTGGGGCGGGCAGACTTCGATCGCCCATGAAGGCTTCGGCAAAGGACGGCGGATACCCCTGTATGAAAGCGATATCAAATTTCTCAAAAAAAATATGCCGGAGCTCAAAGAGGTGGCCGGGGAATATATCCGCTGGTCGGTCGAGATCGATTACAATGACAAAATTCTCAATGAAAGAATCAACGGGGTCTTCCCGGTATATCGGGACCTGCGTAATATGATTCCCGAAACGGGCGGAAGATTCATGAATAAGCTGGATATGGACATGAAGCGCCGGGTGGCTTTTCTCGGCGACGGCGTTAAGACCAGGCTTTTTGGAGATGAAGACGCCGTCGGCAAAACCATTTACATTCAAAAAATTCCCTTCAAAGTGGTCGGCGTCATGAAGCACAAGGTGCAGATGAACAGCTACCAGGGTCAGGATGAGGATGTTATTATCATCCCGGCGACAACTTTTGTCAGTATTTTCGGCGATCCCTATTTGGACAATATTATTTACCAGCCGGTGGATATGAATAATACCAAGGCGGTCGAGAAAAGAGTTTTCGAAGTGATGGGGGCCAGATACAAATTCGATCCCAAAGACGACCGAGCCCTGTCATTCTGGGATGTTGTCGAAACCAACCGCATGACGCACGCTATTCTGTTCGGTATTGAAGTATTTCTCGGAATTATTGGCGCCCTAACGCTCCTGATTGCCAGTGTCGGCGTAGCCAATATCATGTATGTATCGATCAAGGAACGGACGCGTGAAATCGGCGTCAAAATGGCGGTCGGCGGAAAGCGCATATATATTATCGGCCAGTTCCTTCTCGAGGCCCTGGGGATAACCTTCCTCGGCGGCTTTTTGGGAATTGCCATTACTTATGTGATAACAGAAATTTTCAAAAAAGTCCCCATCGATAATGAGGCCTTCGAGCTTCTCGGTAGACCGACGATATCGCTTGAAATCGGACTGGTGGTGGTCCTTATTCTCGGCATCATGGGACTTCTCTCCGGATTGTTCCCCGCGATGAAGGCGGCTTCGATCAATCCGGTCGAGGCCTTGAGATATGAATAA
- a CDS encoding macrolide ABC transporter ATP-binding protein — protein MIQMTNIKKIYNTGKIVFEALKGIDLEVKDNEYIAIMGPSGSGKSTLMNLMGCLDTPTEGDYYLGGRKVDSLTANDLAEVRNRQVGFVFQAFNLLPYASAYENVELPLLFSGMRAKDRRKRVTELLARVGLTDKTLNKPTEMSGGEMQRVAIARALGNSPQLILADEPTGNLDTKSGGEIIKIFDELWQAGHTVIVITHDANIANHCQRIIKLKDGSIYNGNGFPARKIESAIIN, from the coding sequence ATGATTCAAATGACAAACATAAAGAAAATCTATAACACCGGAAAAATTGTTTTTGAAGCTTTAAAGGGGATTGACCTCGAAGTCAAAGACAATGAATACATCGCCATCATGGGGCCGTCCGGTTCCGGTAAATCTACTCTGATGAACCTGATGGGCTGCCTGGATACGCCGACCGAAGGTGATTACTATCTGGGCGGACGCAAGGTGGACAGCCTGACGGCCAATGATCTGGCGGAGGTTCGCAATCGCCAGGTCGGCTTTGTTTTTCAGGCCTTCAACCTGCTGCCCTATGCCTCGGCCTATGAAAATGTCGAACTACCGCTGCTGTTCTCGGGTATGCGGGCGAAAGATCGCAGGAAAAGAGTAACCGAATTGCTTGCCAGGGTCGGCTTGACCGATAAAACGCTCAATAAACCGACGGAAATGTCGGGCGGCGAAATGCAGCGGGTGGCGATTGCCCGTGCGCTGGGTAACAGCCCGCAGTTGATTTTAGCCGATGAACCGACCGGCAATCTCGATACCAAATCGGGCGGCGAAATTATTAAGATTTTCGACGAACTCTGGCAGGCCGGACATACCGTCATCGTCATTACTCATGATGCCAATATTGCCAATCATTGCCAGCGCATAATCAAGCTCAAGGATGGCTCCATTTATAACGGAAATGGATTCCCGGCCAGAAAGATTGAATCGGCAATAATAAACTGA